A stretch of Deltaproteobacteria bacterium DNA encodes these proteins:
- a CDS encoding NAD(P)/FAD-dependent oxidoreductase, which translates to MNETRNTPDFDAVIVGAGFAGMCMLYKLRKLGFTAKVYEAGSNVGGTWYWNRYPGARCDVPSLQYSYQFSEELQQEWQWTERYSSQPEILRYANHVAERFDLRKDMQFDTRVNSVVLDESANTWAIETDRGNRVTARFCIMATGCLSSKNTPKFSGLEDFQGEWHHTGNWPHGGVKFAGKRVGVIGTGSTGIQAIPMIAREAEHLYVFQRTPQYSVPARNTPLDKEEEARIKANYQAYRAKNNNQPFAQDLEIPAAKTFEVSDTERRHRYEECWDKGGLGMMLAYADSGTDRPANETISDFVKDKIRGIVKNPAVAAALMPDHVYACKRPCLDTNYFETYNRPNVTLVDIRGVGIERITPHGVRAKGEEYALDCIVFATGFDAMTGSLNNIDIRGKGNRALKDKWAEGPRSYLGLSSSGFPNLFTITGPGSPSVLANMIPAIEQHVNWIGDCLEYMRAHKRQTIEATVEAENPWLIQVQTAANATLWNACDNWYQGANVPGKPRVFMPYVDWVGYVAKCNEVVANAYEGFSLR; encoded by the coding sequence ATGAATGAAACGCGGAACACGCCCGATTTCGATGCGGTAATCGTCGGCGCCGGCTTTGCCGGCATGTGTATGCTCTATAAACTGCGCAAGCTGGGATTCACAGCCAAGGTGTACGAAGCCGGCAGCAACGTGGGCGGCACGTGGTATTGGAACCGCTATCCGGGCGCGCGCTGCGATGTGCCAAGCCTGCAATACTCCTATCAGTTCTCTGAGGAGCTGCAGCAGGAATGGCAATGGACCGAGAGGTATTCGAGTCAGCCGGAAATCTTACGTTATGCCAATCACGTTGCCGAGCGCTTCGACTTGCGCAAAGACATGCAGTTCGACACGCGGGTCAACAGTGTGGTCCTCGACGAGTCCGCAAACACCTGGGCGATCGAGACAGACCGTGGCAATCGTGTGACGGCCAGGTTCTGCATCATGGCGACCGGCTGTCTGTCCTCGAAGAACACTCCGAAGTTTTCTGGTCTCGAAGATTTCCAGGGCGAATGGCACCATACGGGGAACTGGCCGCATGGAGGGGTCAAATTTGCCGGGAAACGAGTCGGCGTGATTGGCACCGGATCGACCGGGATTCAAGCCATTCCCATGATCGCACGGGAAGCCGAACATCTGTATGTGTTTCAGCGGACGCCGCAGTATTCCGTCCCGGCTCGCAATACGCCTTTAGACAAGGAAGAAGAAGCCAGAATCAAAGCTAATTACCAAGCCTATCGGGCGAAAAACAATAATCAGCCGTTCGCTCAGGATCTGGAAATCCCGGCAGCGAAGACTTTTGAAGTGAGCGACACAGAGCGCCGCCATCGTTATGAAGAGTGCTGGGACAAGGGCGGGCTGGGCATGATGCTCGCCTATGCCGACTCCGGGACGGACCGCCCGGCCAACGAGACGATCTCTGACTTTGTGAAGGACAAGATCCGGGGGATTGTGAAGAATCCTGCCGTCGCCGCAGCGCTGATGCCGGACCACGTCTACGCCTGCAAACGACCATGCTTGGATACCAACTATTTCGAGACCTATAACCGTCCGAACGTCACGCTGGTCGATATCCGTGGCGTCGGGATTGAACGCATTACGCCGCATGGGGTGCGCGCCAAGGGGGAAGAGTACGCACTCGACTGTATCGTGTTTGCTACCGGCTTCGATGCCATGACCGGATCGTTGAATAACATCGACATCCGAGGCAAAGGCAACCGAGCGTTGAAGGACAAATGGGCGGAAGGCCCGCGCAGTTATCTGGGGCTCTCGTCCTCCGGCTTCCCGAACCTGTTTACCATCACCGGCCCCGGCAGCCCTTCGGTCCTGGCCAACATGATCCCTGCTATCGAGCAGCACGTAAATTGGATTGGCGACTGCCTCGAATACATGCGTGCGCATAAACGGCAGACGATCGAAGCCACTGTGGAAGCTGAGAACCCCTGGCTCATTCAAGTACAAACCGCCGCGAACGCCACCCTGTGGAATGCCTGCGATAACTGGTACCAGGGCGCCAATGTGCCCGGGAAGCCTCGGGTGTTCATGCCATATGTCGATTGGGTCGGCTACGTAGCGAAATGCAACGAAGTCGTGGCCAATGCCTACGAAGGTTTCTCGCTGCGGTAG
- a CDS encoding BrnT family toxin encodes MEFDWRDTADKAARNLREHGVSFELATTVFNDPFAIERIDDREDYGKERFVLIGMAEGNLVLLVVYTDRQGRIRIISARRATKREQDDYFQQNA; translated from the coding sequence TTGGAATTCGACTGGCGCGACACTGCCGATAAGGCTGCCCGCAATCTGCGCGAGCATGGTGTCAGCTTTGAACTGGCGACGACGGTGTTCAATGACCCATTCGCCATCGAACGCATTGACGATAGGGAAGACTACGGCAAGGAGCGGTTCGTCCTCATCGGGATGGCCGAAGGCAACCTCGTGTTACTCGTCGTCTATACCGACCGTCAGGGCCGCATTCGCATTATTTCCGCCCGCAGAGCCACGAAACGAGAGCAAGATGACTACTTCCAGCAAAACGCTTAA
- a CDS encoding ATP-binding protein: protein MENRLFSNDERATDLGAQSDFQSRPVSAAALSNLTATAEEVGGFYHVLLGTEGAVAFTHFDSAASEDNAVTILLTKENMDRLPSQTLVRIDSLKEDGSLDRTYVGTVVAGPFAEPDGLRADSPIVVTTTVQGRIFLPQYHGRAYVEILGEESEGQIIPPRYRPRPNSPIFPLDAVETARVLKVGGDARLGLVVGQEEIVVAIPTDKKMVLPRHTGILGTTGGGKSTTVSVLVQQLQKAGVATVLIDVEGEYTEMDLPTENTQMLTALKRRDLPAVGTENLHVFHLVGRETSREATSGCVRSFCLKFSHLSPHAVMEILDLSPAQQERFLKAYDTLKLVLKDLNIFPQRGEETLALEIDELETGTPRMTLAQLIDVANVFTDMAATTKEEKGRGKGHEFEDFPRAFTLSAPELRGKEQQIKQRAAIAQAPGNAISWRGLLGKLWRVQRLQIFDHPKASSLSYANLLQPGGVSVVDLSDTDSPQVNNLVIADLLRGVQKEQEERFRQAEAAGKRPTPVVVIIEEAHEFLSAQRINQMQVLFQQVAKIAKRGRKRWLGLVFVTQLPQHLPDEVLGLVNNFILHKIADGGVVERLRKSISGIDKGQWGMLPGLAPGQALVSLTSMTRPLLVSIDPAPCKLKLVE from the coding sequence ATGGAGAACCGGCTGTTCTCGAATGACGAGCGAGCAACGGACCTGGGAGCACAGTCCGACTTTCAATCTCGCCCAGTTTCCGCCGCAGCCCTGTCGAATTTGACAGCGACTGCGGAAGAGGTCGGCGGGTTCTACCATGTGCTTCTCGGAACTGAAGGTGCTGTCGCGTTTACCCACTTCGATTCGGCGGCAAGCGAAGATAACGCCGTGACGATCTTACTAACGAAGGAAAACATGGATCGCCTACCGTCACAGACCCTGGTCCGCATCGACAGCTTGAAAGAGGACGGTTCGCTGGATCGAACGTATGTGGGCACGGTCGTGGCCGGACCTTTTGCCGAACCCGATGGCTTGCGGGCGGACTCGCCCATCGTCGTGACTACGACCGTGCAGGGACGGATCTTCCTGCCGCAGTATCATGGGCGTGCCTACGTAGAGATTCTCGGTGAAGAAAGCGAAGGACAAATCATTCCGCCGCGCTACCGTCCCCGTCCTAATAGCCCCATTTTTCCACTCGACGCGGTAGAAACCGCGCGGGTGCTAAAAGTGGGCGGCGATGCGCGCCTCGGTCTCGTCGTCGGTCAGGAAGAGATTGTGGTCGCTATCCCGACCGACAAAAAGATGGTCCTGCCGCGCCATACCGGCATTCTCGGGACAACCGGCGGCGGCAAATCCACGACCGTGTCCGTCTTGGTCCAACAGCTTCAGAAAGCCGGAGTCGCCACCGTCCTTATCGACGTCGAAGGGGAATACACGGAGATGGATCTTCCTACGGAAAATACCCAGATGCTGACCGCGCTGAAGCGACGCGATCTCCCTGCCGTCGGGACCGAGAACCTGCATGTTTTTCACTTGGTGGGGCGGGAGACCAGCCGCGAAGCGACAAGCGGGTGCGTCCGGTCGTTCTGCTTGAAATTCTCTCACCTTTCGCCCCATGCCGTCATGGAGATTTTGGATCTGTCCCCTGCCCAGCAAGAGCGCTTCCTGAAAGCCTACGACACTTTGAAATTGGTGCTGAAAGACCTGAACATCTTTCCCCAACGCGGAGAAGAGACGCTGGCATTGGAAATCGACGAACTGGAGACCGGTACTCCCCGCATGACACTGGCCCAGCTCATCGACGTGGCCAATGTATTTACCGACATGGCCGCCACTACGAAAGAGGAAAAGGGCAGGGGGAAAGGGCACGAGTTCGAGGACTTCCCGCGCGCGTTCACGCTCTCGGCCCCGGAACTGCGCGGCAAAGAGCAGCAGATCAAACAGCGCGCCGCCATCGCTCAGGCTCCGGGGAATGCCATCAGTTGGCGTGGTTTGCTCGGGAAGCTCTGGCGTGTGCAGCGACTTCAGATCTTCGATCACCCCAAAGCGTCGTCACTGTCCTACGCCAACCTTCTGCAACCTGGTGGAGTCTCTGTCGTTGACCTTTCCGACACGGACTCGCCACAAGTAAACAATTTAGTGATTGCCGATCTGCTCCGTGGTGTACAAAAAGAACAGGAAGAACGTTTTCGTCAGGCCGAGGCGGCTGGCAAGCGACCGACTCCGGTCGTGGTGATTATCGAAGAGGCGCATGAATTCCTCTCCGCTCAACGCATCAACCAGATGCAGGTGCTGTTCCAGCAGGTGGCGAAGATCGCCAAACGTGGGCGCAAGCGTTGGCTCGGATTGGTGTTCGTTACGCAGCTTCCTCAGCATTTGCCGGACGAAGTGTTAGGACTCGTCAACAATTTCATTCTGCATAAAATTGCCGACGGCGGCGTGGTAGAGCGCTTGCGCAAATCCATTAGCGGTATCGACAAAGGACAGTGGGGGATGCTTCCCGGTCTTGCCCCCGGGCAAGCTTTGGTATCGCTCACCAGCATGACCCGTCCGTTGCTCGTCTCCATCGACCCGGCGCCGTGTAAGCTCAAGCTGGTGGAATAA
- the tnpA gene encoding IS200/IS605 family transposase has protein sequence MEIRFSAHGAYPHQYHVVWIPKYRKKILTGDLKAYLEKGLFTIQQFHPDVVIEKFSIQADQVHLILVIPPTYAVSAIIGKLKATTSRDVRTRFPLKNIYWRNEFWSVGFFSSTVGINEDVMKRYVEFQEKIDKGQVQLTFGF, from the coding sequence ATGGAGATCAGGTTCAGTGCGCATGGAGCATATCCTCATCAGTATCACGTGGTGTGGATTCCCAAATATCGCAAAAAGATTCTCACGGGAGACCTCAAAGCCTACCTGGAGAAAGGATTATTCACCATCCAGCAGTTTCACCCGGATGTGGTCATCGAGAAGTTCAGTATCCAGGCGGATCAGGTGCACCTGATTCTAGTGATTCCTCCCACGTATGCGGTGTCGGCTATCATCGGCAAACTCAAAGCCACCACGAGCCGCGATGTACGCACCCGGTTCCCGCTGAAGAACATATATTGGCGCAATGAGTTCTGGTCGGTGGGCTTCTTCTCCTCGACGGTAGGCATCAATGAAGACGTGATGAAGCGGTACGTGGAATTCCAAGAAAAGATCGATAAGGGGCAAGTGCAACTGACCTTCGGGTTCTGA
- a CDS encoding alpha/beta hydrolase → MPEFTHHYANLKDVRLHYVALGQGTPVVLLHGWPQTWYEWRLVMPLLADRYRLIAPDLRGLGDSSRPLTGYDKKTVAGDLWQLMHDHLGHERFAVVGHDVGAVVAFRFAADHPEAVTHLALLDVPVIGIDTGSLGGLAPTGQLPRWHHLFHLVPDLPEALTYGRERLYLEWFFNWGTDQAGAFSDADINEYVRAYAQAGAMRAGFGMYRALPQDIADNYATLSTGFKLPMPTLGLGGGGSRGRGESVVQSLRQVALRAEGGAVPDCGHFIPEEKPQELAERLLAFLATS, encoded by the coding sequence ATGCCTGAGTTCACCCACCACTATGCCAATCTGAAAGATGTGCGCTTGCACTATGTCGCTCTCGGGCAGGGGACCCCGGTCGTTCTCCTGCATGGCTGGCCGCAGACGTGGTACGAGTGGCGACTTGTCATGCCGTTGCTGGCGGATCGGTATCGACTCATCGCCCCGGACTTGCGCGGGCTGGGCGACTCTTCTCGTCCCTTGACTGGGTATGACAAAAAGACAGTGGCTGGCGATCTCTGGCAGTTGATGCACGATCATCTTGGACACGAACGCTTCGCTGTGGTCGGGCATGATGTCGGCGCCGTGGTGGCGTTTCGCTTCGCCGCCGACCACCCTGAAGCGGTAACGCATCTGGCCCTACTCGATGTGCCGGTCATCGGTATCGATACCGGCAGTTTGGGCGGACTCGCCCCCACCGGGCAGTTGCCGCGCTGGCATCACCTGTTTCATCTGGTGCCGGATCTGCCCGAGGCGCTCACCTACGGTCGAGAACGCCTGTATCTGGAATGGTTCTTCAACTGGGGCACCGATCAGGCAGGAGCATTCAGCGACGCCGATATTAACGAATACGTGCGTGCGTACGCGCAAGCCGGCGCGATGCGGGCGGGGTTCGGCATGTACCGCGCCCTGCCTCAAGATATCGCCGACAATTACGCGACTCTATCGACGGGATTCAAATTGCCCATGCCGACGTTGGGATTAGGTGGTGGCGGATCGCGCGGGCGCGGCGAATCGGTCGTACAGTCGTTGCGGCAAGTTGCGCTCCGCGCTGAAGGCGGCGCGGTTCCCGACTGCGGACATTTCATTCCTGAAGAGAAACCACAAGAGCTGGCGGAGCGATTGCTGGCGTTTCTCGCCACTTCGTAA
- the cas1 gene encoding CRISPR-associated endonuclease Cas1 — protein MLPAEQHNLDLIPVRALNQVTYCPRLYWLEYVEGLMVVNEYVEDGIVKHRRVDDPKTANRPRKEREAIHTRSVSLASERLGLSGKLDLIEEKGEAVYPVEYKRSSAPTDADGQATYWDNDAVQLCAQGLLLEEHLGRPVPEAVLYYIGSKTRVKVPLDEALRTQTVEAIARIRAIAAAERPPAPLPPELTHRCQGCSLLTICQPEETRFLQESGDAPTREVCPATISRVLPELDDGAVLYLQEQRSYVGKRSEHLVVTLERQEINRVPLAAVRQVVLFGNVQISTQALETLVKLEIPVVLLTRYGRFIGALTPAPAKNVMLRVNQYQTFSDPATSLTLAKAVVKAKVANQRTLLMRSLRSRSFDEEESLRGSDDPAAVEMARMFARVDDAPDTGVLLGLEGQAASAYFSAFGRMLHAPAPGSAFDFQARNRRPPRDPVNALLSFGYALLAKDVFSAVLTVGFDPYLGFYHGGKHGRPSLALDLMEEFRAVIADSVMLTLVNNGMLSASDFVEWGGACQLTESGRRTFFETYEKRKATVVTHPLFGYKMSYGRMLEVQARLLAAHIRGDVPAYQGFTVR, from the coding sequence ATGCTTCCAGCCGAACAACACAACCTCGACCTCATTCCCGTCCGCGCCCTTAATCAAGTCACCTATTGCCCACGTCTCTACTGGCTAGAATATGTCGAAGGGCTCATGGTCGTCAACGAATACGTCGAAGACGGCATCGTCAAACACCGTCGTGTCGACGACCCGAAAACGGCCAATCGCCCCCGGAAAGAACGCGAGGCGATTCACACTCGTAGCGTCTCTCTCGCTTCCGAACGACTGGGATTAAGCGGGAAACTGGATCTGATCGAAGAAAAAGGGGAAGCCGTCTATCCGGTTGAATACAAGCGTTCCTCCGCGCCAACCGATGCCGACGGTCAGGCGACCTACTGGGACAACGACGCTGTACAACTCTGTGCCCAGGGGCTCCTGTTGGAAGAACATTTGGGACGACCAGTGCCCGAGGCCGTGTTGTATTACATCGGCTCGAAAACACGGGTCAAAGTCCCGCTTGATGAAGCCTTACGCACGCAAACCGTCGAAGCCATTGCCCGCATCCGCGCCATCGCCGCTGCCGAGCGACCGCCAGCGCCGCTGCCTCCCGAGCTGACGCATCGCTGTCAGGGCTGTTCGCTGTTGACTATCTGCCAGCCCGAAGAAACGCGCTTTCTGCAAGAGAGTGGGGACGCGCCTACTCGTGAGGTTTGTCCCGCAACCATCTCCCGTGTTTTGCCGGAACTCGATGACGGTGCCGTGCTCTATCTTCAAGAGCAGCGCTCGTACGTCGGCAAGCGTAGCGAACACCTCGTCGTGACTCTGGAACGGCAAGAGATCAATCGCGTGCCCCTGGCCGCCGTGCGCCAAGTGGTGCTCTTCGGCAACGTGCAAATCTCGACGCAGGCCTTGGAAACCCTGGTCAAGCTCGAGATTCCGGTGGTCCTGCTCACCCGCTACGGTCGCTTTATCGGAGCGCTGACGCCGGCTCCGGCAAAAAACGTCATGCTGAGAGTGAATCAGTACCAGACCTTTTCCGATCCCGCCACATCGCTCACACTGGCGAAAGCAGTCGTCAAAGCGAAAGTTGCCAACCAACGCACGCTGTTGATGCGCTCACTGCGCTCTCGCTCGTTCGATGAGGAAGAGTCGCTTCGGGGCAGCGACGATCCGGCAGCCGTCGAAATGGCGCGCATGTTCGCCCGTGTCGACGACGCGCCGGATACTGGCGTGCTCCTTGGATTGGAAGGACAGGCGGCGAGCGCCTACTTCAGCGCCTTTGGCCGAATGTTGCACGCGCCGGCGCCAGGCAGCGCCTTCGATTTTCAGGCACGTAATCGACGTCCCCCACGCGACCCGGTCAACGCGCTCTTGTCGTTCGGTTATGCCCTGTTGGCGAAGGACGTGTTCTCCGCCGTGTTGACGGTTGGATTCGATCCATACCTGGGGTTTTATCACGGCGGAAAACACGGCAGACCGTCGCTAGCGCTTGACCTGATGGAAGAATTCCGCGCCGTGATCGCCGACTCGGTAATGCTCACTCTCGTCAACAATGGTATGCTGAGCGCCTCTGACTTTGTGGAATGGGGAGGAGCTTGTCAACTCACCGAATCGGGGCGTCGGACCTTTTTCGAGACCTATGAGAAACGCAAAGCAACGGTGGTCACGCATCCGTTGTTCGGTTACAAAATGAGTTATGGCCGTATGCTGGAAGTGCAGGCACGGCTGCTCGCGGCGCATATTCGCGGGGATGTCCCTGCCTATCAAGGGTTCACCGTGCGTTAG
- a CDS encoding helix-turn-helix domain-containing protein, giving the protein MTESEIEQAARADRDAQPLTEADFRRMKRTPQTKIIRRALGLTQEEFATRYHIPLGTLRDWEQGRTEPDQPARAYLKVIARDPNGVHRTLNAGLP; this is encoded by the coding sequence ATGACCGAGTCCGAAATCGAACAGGCCGCGCGTGCCGACCGCGACGCCCAGCCGCTGACCGAGGCGGACTTTCGGCGCATGAAGCGGACACCCCAGACGAAAATTATTCGGCGGGCGCTGGGACTGACTCAAGAGGAATTCGCTACCCGCTATCATATCCCACTGGGGACGCTGCGCGACTGGGAGCAGGGCCGGACGGAACCCGATCAACCAGCTCGTGCCTACCTCAAGGTGATTGCCCGCGATCCCAATGGCGTCCACCGCACCCTCAACGCGGGGCTACCATAG
- the cas3 gene encoding CRISPR-associated helicase Cas3', giving the protein MPLDFDTFFNQATGNAPFPYQRRFATSETLPQLIDVPTGAGKTAAAILGWLWRRRYADEETKRTTPRRLVYCLPMRVLVEQTVEAAERWLNNLLLQDKIRVYVLMGGEEAEDWDVYPERDAILIGTQDMLLSRALNRGYGMSRYRWPMHFGLLNNDCLWVLDEIQLMGSGLATTTQLQAFREKLNAWGPVQTVWMSATLRQDWLKTVDFKDKVASLSRLGISSEDREADQLRQRLEAKKPLTFAGVTAGDKPEEVAEIARIIKDKHLPGSFTLVVVNTVDRARALYEDLRRRYQPSEGKKGKRKKEAVEQTPSGDAQPDLLLLHSRFRPVERQIQIQRLLSPVPEAGRIVVATQVIEAGVDISARTLFTELAPWASLVQRFGRCNRRGEYNEANDAQVFWIDVSTDDKKSLAAPYEDEELNAAREVLNTLDDVGPDSLKAYLESVPAEERKKLFYYEPLHVVRRKDLIELFDTTPDLAGNDIDISRFIRDGQELDVQVLWREVRDKSGPSPDNENGSAPRREELCSVPFYKFKEDFLKKAQKEAYRWDVLECQWVEAEMDAVFPGQVFLIPTDQGGYDPDTGWEPKSSLLVEPVPFTEPQPSESNDDDLPSYTQWQTIAGHSDDMVAEIESSAAALGLNGELQTAMQTAARWHDRGKAHKTFQDAVHDGRRPGEKERPESWRGKRDLAKAPPTFWRRGYDRTHFRHELATGLAMLQAGLPPLAVYLAAAHHGKVRLSIRSLPDEKRPDDPGMRFARGVWDDDSLPETDLGGGVIAPAVTLSLEPMELGLGQNGEPSWAERVLRLRNDPHLGIFRLAFLEAIVRTADWRASAKHNKRSA; this is encoded by the coding sequence ATGCCATTAGACTTCGACACATTCTTCAACCAAGCTACAGGAAACGCACCCTTCCCCTACCAACGTAGGTTCGCGACAAGCGAGACGCTCCCGCAATTGATCGACGTGCCGACAGGCGCTGGGAAGACTGCAGCGGCCATTCTTGGTTGGCTCTGGCGTCGGCGCTACGCGGACGAGGAAACAAAGCGAACGACTCCACGTCGCCTCGTTTACTGCCTGCCCATGCGCGTCTTGGTCGAGCAGACCGTGGAAGCCGCAGAGCGGTGGCTCAATAATCTTCTTCTTCAAGACAAAATCCGCGTGTATGTCCTCATGGGCGGCGAAGAAGCCGAAGACTGGGATGTGTATCCCGAACGCGACGCCATCCTCATCGGCACGCAAGACATGCTGCTCTCCCGTGCGCTCAATCGCGGCTACGGCATGAGCCGCTACCGTTGGCCCATGCACTTTGGTCTGCTCAATAATGACTGCCTATGGGTGCTCGACGAAATCCAACTCATGGGCAGCGGCCTTGCGACGACAACCCAGTTGCAAGCGTTCCGCGAAAAGCTGAACGCTTGGGGGCCTGTCCAGACAGTCTGGATGTCCGCCACGTTACGACAGGATTGGCTGAAGACAGTCGATTTCAAGGACAAGGTCGCGAGTCTCTCGCGTTTGGGAATCAGCAGCGAAGATCGAGAAGCTGACCAACTCCGACAGCGGCTGGAGGCAAAAAAACCTCTTACCTTTGCTGGCGTAACGGCAGGAGATAAACCTGAAGAGGTGGCCGAAATTGCCCGTATCATCAAAGATAAGCATCTACCAGGATCGTTCACGTTGGTCGTCGTCAACACCGTGGACCGGGCGCGGGCGCTCTACGAAGACCTGCGCAGGCGCTACCAACCATCAGAAGGGAAAAAGGGCAAAAGGAAAAAAGAAGCGGTTGAGCAAACCCCATCCGGCGATGCGCAACCCGATCTCTTGTTACTCCACTCTCGCTTTCGTCCGGTCGAGCGCCAAATTCAGATACAACGTCTCCTCTCGCCGGTGCCCGAAGCCGGGCGCATCGTCGTTGCGACACAAGTAATCGAAGCTGGAGTAGACATCTCGGCAAGGACGCTTTTCACTGAACTTGCCCCTTGGGCCAGCCTTGTGCAACGCTTCGGGCGTTGCAACCGTCGTGGCGAATATAATGAAGCAAACGACGCACAGGTTTTCTGGATCGACGTATCCACCGATGACAAGAAGAGCCTGGCCGCACCATATGAGGATGAAGAACTGAATGCTGCCCGCGAGGTACTCAATACCCTCGATGATGTCGGTCCGGACTCCTTGAAAGCGTATCTTGAAAGCGTGCCGGCAGAAGAAAGGAAAAAACTCTTCTACTACGAACCTCTTCATGTCGTTCGTCGCAAAGACCTCATCGAACTCTTCGACACCACTCCTGACCTAGCTGGAAACGACATCGATATCTCCCGCTTCATCCGCGACGGTCAAGAACTAGATGTCCAGGTCTTGTGGCGTGAGGTGAGAGACAAGTCGGGTCCGTCGCCCGACAACGAGAACGGTAGCGCGCCCCGTCGAGAGGAACTGTGTTCCGTGCCTTTTTACAAATTCAAAGAGGATTTTCTCAAAAAAGCACAAAAGGAAGCTTACCGTTGGGATGTGCTGGAATGTCAGTGGGTAGAGGCCGAGATGGATGCTGTCTTCCCAGGTCAGGTCTTTCTGATTCCTACTGACCAAGGTGGATATGATCCCGATACGGGTTGGGAACCGAAGAGCAGCCTTCTGGTCGAACCGGTCCCTTTCACGGAACCACAACCATCCGAAAGCAACGATGACGATCTCCCCTCTTATACTCAGTGGCAAACCATTGCCGGGCACAGTGATGACATGGTGGCTGAAATCGAGAGCAGCGCTGCTGCGCTTGGCCTCAACGGCGAATTGCAAACGGCGATGCAGACAGCCGCCCGGTGGCATGATCGAGGAAAGGCGCATAAGACGTTCCAAGATGCTGTCCATGACGGCCGGCGACCAGGAGAGAAAGAACGCCCAGAGTCCTGGAGAGGGAAACGCGATTTAGCCAAAGCACCGCCGACGTTTTGGCGGCGGGGCTACGACCGCACCCATTTTCGCCATGAACTCGCTACCGGGCTGGCGATGCTCCAGGCTGGCTTGCCGCCCTTGGCCGTCTATCTGGCTGCCGCCCATCATGGCAAAGTACGACTCTCGATCCGCTCGCTGCCAGATGAGAAGCGGCCAGACGATCCAGGGATGCGGTTCGCTCGCGGCGTGTGGGACGACGACTCGCTGCCCGAGACAGACCTGGGTGGCGGAGTCATTGCTCCTGCGGTCACTCTCTCTCTGGAGCCAATGGAGCTTGGTCTCGGTCAGAACGGCGAGCCGAGTTGGGCTGAGCGGGTATTACGTTTGCGCAATGATCCCCACCTCGGCATATTTCGGCTGGCGTTCCTTGAAGCAATAGTGCGCACCGCCGACTGGCGGGCGAGTGCTAAACATAACAAGAGGAGTGCTTGA
- a CDS encoding serine/threonine protein kinase — MGIYSCYEVEELIGYGGMGAVYRARDTTTSREVAIKMLRTDALHDKAYVARFTNESKNLRRVNHPNVVRIFDEGKPDGCPFLVMELLEGHTLASTLEKPGPMPFADVVRIMEGICAGVQAVHEEGLVHRDPR; from the coding sequence GTGGGTATCTACTCCTGTTATGAGGTCGAGGAACTGATCGGCTACGGCGGCATGGGCGCAGTGTACCGGGCGAGAGACACCACGACCTCGCGCGAGGTCGCCATCAAGATGCTCCGCACCGACGCCCTCCACGACAAAGCCTACGTCGCGCGTTTCACGAACGAGAGCAAAAACCTGCGACGGGTGAATCATCCCAATGTCGTCCGCATCTTTGACGAAGGCAAACCGGACGGCTGCCCGTTTCTTGTGATGGAACTCCTCGAAGGGCACACGCTAGCGAGCACCCTGGAGAAACCAGGCCCGATGCCCTTTGCGGACGTCGTGCGCATTATGGAGGGCATCTGCGCTGGCGTGCAGGCGGTGCATGAGGAAGGGCTCGTCCATCGCGATCCTCGATAG